A genomic window from uncultured Umboniibacter sp. includes:
- a CDS encoding CDP-glycerol glycerophosphotransferase family protein translates to MSFLFAILQLFVPRSKNLWLYAEGQQRSCSHFLVQAKDIDSRRHIYVSDNGIQMENLSAAGIETCAANSLRAKWLSIRAGVWIICTSRPDELNHALSLGVKIFNIWHGVPIKAIGLESYNPDAWTKSEFSRRRNLRRQAKKYQKVSFLCATSTMIQELYSNSFGKPVAEVPIVGEPRNDYLLKHKGDRSNLIKRYGQAFKTANKVFVYMPTFRDYGKWETKLDLAALNRFLASYNSLLLIRAHPSDQTLKGFGSDFSHIVTSTPQPGSWDDAYEELVGADVLITDYSSLLFEYLLTDQPILLYHPDREQYEKNRHFGLDFDQIKPSESITEFNDLLNAMLRCISGNFDTKQLAKAKALIHTVNDASSSQRVHNAICQQLKVYNS, encoded by the coding sequence GTGTCATTCCTGTTTGCGATCTTGCAGTTGTTCGTGCCGCGTAGTAAAAATCTTTGGCTCTACGCCGAAGGTCAGCAGCGCTCTTGCAGTCACTTTCTTGTTCAAGCAAAAGACATCGATTCACGGCGGCATATTTACGTTAGCGATAACGGTATTCAGATGGAAAATCTATCTGCCGCAGGGATAGAAACCTGTGCGGCAAACTCGTTGAGAGCTAAGTGGCTTTCAATTCGCGCCGGAGTATGGATTATCTGTACCTCGCGGCCCGATGAACTAAATCACGCGTTATCGTTAGGTGTGAAAATTTTCAATATCTGGCACGGCGTTCCAATTAAAGCCATCGGATTAGAGAGCTATAACCCTGATGCTTGGACAAAAAGTGAATTTAGTCGACGTCGGAATCTTCGCCGCCAGGCCAAAAAATACCAAAAAGTCTCATTTCTCTGCGCTACCTCCACAATGATTCAAGAGTTATACAGCAACAGCTTTGGCAAACCCGTCGCGGAAGTCCCAATTGTCGGTGAACCGAGAAATGATTACCTCCTTAAACATAAGGGGGATCGAAGCAACCTTATTAAACGGTATGGTCAGGCATTCAAGACCGCCAATAAGGTATTTGTCTACATGCCGACATTCCGTGATTACGGGAAATGGGAGACCAAACTTGATTTGGCAGCGCTGAATCGCTTTCTAGCCAGTTATAATTCACTGCTTTTGATTAGAGCCCACCCTAGTGATCAAACCCTGAAAGGTTTTGGCTCTGACTTTAGCCATATTGTAACGTCAACACCGCAACCGGGAAGTTGGGACGATGCATACGAAGAACTCGTCGGTGCCGATGTGCTCATCACAGATTATTCCAGCCTTCTATTTGAATACTTGCTTACTGATCAGCCCATTTTGCTATACCACCCTGACCGCGAGCAGTATGAGAAGAACCGTCACTTTGGATTAGATTTCGATCAAATCAAGCCAAGCGAGAGCATCACTGAATTCAACGACTTACTGAACGCTATGTTACGTTGTATCTCCGGTAACTTTGACACTAAGCAATTGGCCAAAGCAAAAGCGCTAATCCACACAGTGAATGATGCCTCATCCAGCCAGCGGGTTCACAACGCGATATGTCAGCAGTTAAAAGTCTATAATTCCTAA
- the lpoB gene encoding penicillin-binding protein activator LpoB, whose amino-acid sequence MLRIAIILTLFVGLAACQTPTQSIDPTDPNSNQTPGLNYADFQAAANELTAEIIASPLMVHPESAQGKRYVLHMSSITNDTMQRIDTDQLTKGMRVQLLNSGRFFVTTAFDGSDNATREMRELQNDEMVDQTTVQENGTVVAPDFSMSGKILQRNNNLDNNDTRVEYYFQLTLTDLKTGLAYWEGERVIAKVTGQRGASW is encoded by the coding sequence ATGTTAAGAATTGCTATCATTTTGACGTTATTCGTTGGTCTAGCTGCATGCCAGACACCAACGCAATCTATTGACCCAACTGACCCAAATAGTAATCAAACTCCAGGATTAAACTATGCGGATTTTCAGGCAGCGGCCAATGAGTTGACGGCAGAAATTATCGCTTCACCATTAATGGTGCACCCAGAATCGGCACAGGGGAAGCGCTATGTACTCCATATGTCTTCAATAACTAACGACACTATGCAGCGTATTGATACCGATCAGCTAACTAAGGGAATGCGTGTTCAGTTATTAAATTCGGGTCGTTTTTTCGTGACCACCGCCTTTGACGGCTCTGATAACGCTACCCGTGAAATGCGAGAACTACAGAACGATGAAATGGTGGATCAAACTACCGTTCAAGAAAACGGTACTGTCGTTGCTCCGGACTTTTCTATGAGCGGCAAGATTCTTCAGCGTAACAATAACCTGGATAATAATGACACGCGCGTTGAATACTATTTCCAACTGACACTTACCGATCTTAAGACCGGCCTGGCGTATTGGGAAGGTGAGCGAGTCATTGCTAAAGTGACCGGACAACGTGGCGCAAGCTGGTAG
- a CDS encoding pseudouridine synthase produces the protein MKSSSKSRAKEFSEHIQPSRVFLPHEGTGLIVDFLAQRFPNVSRLEWLDRIARGRVLNSARQPITADQIFQPQLELLYYREVQQEPKIHLDLTIVFESEHCIVVNKPPFLPVNPGGQFIEETVVGRLVARGYSSEVTAVHQLDRLTEGLVLLCKHAANRDRYHRLFREGRIRKRYEALSLQAPANTVGEVVHHRSKLVRGSPSFCWREAEGAPNSYSRIRFLEAFEGLYRFELEPVTGKTHQLRVHMAAMGNSILNDPFYPTLMEKKPDCLDLPLKLKARSLEFIDPIDGQEISCDLGPINS, from the coding sequence TTGAAATCCAGCTCAAAGAGTCGTGCTAAGGAATTTTCTGAACACATACAACCCAGTCGGGTATTCCTACCTCACGAAGGTACAGGCCTAATTGTGGACTTTTTAGCGCAACGATTTCCGAACGTCAGTCGCCTAGAGTGGCTTGATCGTATTGCCCGTGGCCGAGTGTTAAATTCAGCGAGGCAGCCCATCACTGCAGACCAAATATTTCAGCCTCAACTAGAATTACTCTATTATCGCGAAGTTCAGCAAGAGCCCAAGATACACTTAGATCTTACCATTGTGTTCGAATCAGAGCACTGTATCGTTGTGAATAAACCACCATTTTTGCCCGTTAACCCCGGCGGTCAGTTTATCGAAGAAACTGTGGTGGGGCGACTAGTCGCCCGTGGTTATTCTTCTGAAGTAACGGCAGTTCATCAATTAGATCGACTAACCGAAGGCTTAGTTCTGCTGTGTAAGCACGCAGCTAATAGAGACCGATATCATCGCCTATTCCGCGAGGGTCGAATTCGGAAGCGTTACGAAGCGCTTTCCCTGCAGGCGCCGGCGAATACAGTAGGGGAGGTTGTCCATCATCGCTCCAAGTTGGTAAGAGGGAGTCCAAGCTTCTGTTGGCGAGAGGCTGAAGGGGCGCCTAATTCCTACAGTAGAATACGCTTTCTCGAGGCTTTTGAAGGCTTATATCGCTTCGAATTGGAGCCGGTAACGGGAAAGACGCACCAGCTTCGAGTTCACATGGCGGCGATGGGTAATTCGATACTCAATGACCCCTTTTACCCAACACTGATGGAGAAAAAACCAGACTGTCTAGATCTCCCGCTCAAGCTAAAAGCTCGGTCACTCGAATTTATAGACCCAATTGATGGTCAAGAGATTAGCTGCGATTTGGGGCCGATTAATTCTTAG
- a CDS encoding LemA family protein, producing MEISTIIGLIILAAIVFYVVGIFNQLVKLKNRLLNAFAQIEVQLKRRYDLIPNLVESTKAYLSHESETLEAVITARNSAASALKAMASNPSGMQMGQLASAEGGLMAAMDKLSVTIEAYPELKADQTVARLTEELSSTENRIAFARQAYNDDVNSYNTYKQSFPNNFVAGFFGHVQNAVWLEFEDSAQIQVAPKVSF from the coding sequence ATGGAAATTTCAACCATCATCGGCCTAATTATTTTAGCCGCCATAGTGTTCTACGTAGTGGGTATTTTCAACCAGCTCGTAAAACTAAAGAATCGTTTATTAAACGCCTTTGCGCAAATTGAGGTTCAACTCAAGCGTCGCTACGATTTGATCCCTAATCTTGTAGAATCAACCAAAGCCTATCTTTCGCATGAGTCAGAAACACTTGAAGCAGTAATCACCGCAAGAAACAGTGCCGCCTCTGCACTCAAGGCCATGGCTTCAAATCCATCGGGCATGCAGATGGGGCAGCTAGCGTCCGCTGAAGGTGGCTTAATGGCAGCAATGGATAAGCTATCGGTAACGATTGAGGCCTACCCTGAACTCAAGGCAGATCAAACGGTAGCACGATTGACTGAAGAACTAAGCTCAACGGAAAACCGAATCGCCTTTGCTCGCCAAGCCTATAACGACGATGTAAACAGCTACAATACCTACAAACAGTCGTTTCCCAACAACTTCGTAGCCGGTTTCTTCGGTCATGTGCAAAATGCCGTCTGGTTAGAATTTGAAGATAGCGCGCAGATTCAGGTTGCTCCGAAAGTCAGCTTCTAA
- a CDS encoding M48 family metalloprotease, giving the protein MQFFDEQDRSRKQSRLLLCLFALAVLALVSATHLAFYGLASFLDDESISTPSLAIYWWADGAILLTIAGASLYRWLALRRGGMIVAQELGGQLVDISEGHRYVQAVNIVEEMAVAATTPAPSLFILKNEQGINAFAAGSTPSNAVIALTQGAIDTLDRDELQAVVAHEFGHIVNRDIRINFQMMSLLFGIEFIALVGLHAMSVVGGSRSRRRSANQGKGTLIIAVIGGVLFLFGSIGAYFAKLIKLAVNRQREYLADATAIEFTRYPEALATALTKISQHRTGGRVLHQNTSGMAHIFFYRPLGSWSGRGTHPPLADRVARLGFQLDALQDSLAAKLVTPAAHTTQSDGKIASSSLLGEAHQRLAALSPALLTAAHSPSLAALLIPAIVMQRAAVTHGGMVTQPEALTKGLDQSALSCLNELTNSLQSTGPASLLALTEITLPTLKQLPAAQQQKLRSQLHLLMEQAQQPQAFQWCLAVLVEHYLQQEPPHRPSIRSMKRLKGPLSLVIWSFFTLGETSIQLENEIASLCTETLGFDIAKREATPVEFSHFLHAIERINCATPLIKRNLLNLLERLSQADDISTQAEIDMLKSLSIVWDCPLKAR; this is encoded by the coding sequence ATGCAGTTTTTTGACGAGCAGGACCGCAGCCGCAAGCAATCAAGATTGCTACTCTGCCTATTCGCGCTAGCAGTGCTAGCATTAGTTAGCGCTACGCACTTAGCCTTCTACGGTTTAGCAAGCTTCCTCGATGACGAGAGTATCTCAACGCCATCTCTCGCAATCTACTGGTGGGCTGATGGCGCTATTTTGCTCACCATTGCCGGCGCTTCGCTCTACCGCTGGTTAGCGCTTCGTCGCGGTGGAATGATCGTTGCTCAGGAACTGGGTGGTCAGCTCGTCGATATTAGCGAAGGTCACCGCTACGTGCAGGCTGTCAACATTGTTGAGGAAATGGCCGTGGCAGCCACCACGCCTGCCCCTAGTCTGTTTATTCTCAAAAACGAGCAGGGTATTAATGCTTTTGCGGCGGGTAGCACGCCAAGCAACGCCGTCATCGCTTTGACCCAGGGAGCCATTGACACCCTAGATAGAGACGAACTCCAGGCCGTTGTCGCGCACGAGTTTGGTCATATTGTGAATCGAGACATCCGTATTAATTTCCAGATGATGTCACTACTTTTCGGGATAGAATTCATTGCCCTCGTGGGCCTTCATGCTATGTCAGTAGTCGGCGGTTCGAGATCAAGAAGACGCTCCGCCAATCAGGGTAAAGGCACTTTGATCATTGCCGTTATCGGGGGCGTGCTCTTTCTATTCGGCAGTATTGGCGCTTATTTTGCCAAGCTGATAAAACTTGCGGTTAATCGACAGCGTGAGTACCTCGCGGATGCGACCGCCATCGAATTTACTCGCTATCCGGAAGCGCTCGCTACCGCACTAACAAAGATTTCTCAGCATCGTACCGGTGGGCGCGTCCTCCACCAGAATACGAGTGGTATGGCACACATTTTTTTCTATCGCCCACTGGGTTCGTGGAGCGGCAGGGGCACTCATCCTCCTTTGGCAGATAGGGTAGCTAGATTGGGCTTTCAACTTGATGCGTTGCAGGATTCACTCGCGGCCAAGCTGGTTACCCCCGCTGCTCACACAACCCAGTCCGACGGTAAGATAGCTAGCTCGTCGCTATTGGGGGAAGCGCATCAGCGCCTTGCAGCACTCTCTCCAGCCCTGTTAACTGCCGCCCATAGTCCGTCTCTCGCAGCACTGCTCATTCCAGCCATTGTGATGCAAAGAGCCGCTGTAACTCATGGCGGCATGGTAACTCAGCCCGAGGCACTAACTAAAGGCCTAGATCAGAGCGCCTTAAGCTGTCTCAACGAGCTGACAAATAGCCTGCAAAGTACCGGTCCAGCATCGCTCTTAGCATTGACCGAGATTACCTTACCCACGCTTAAACAGTTACCGGCCGCACAGCAGCAAAAATTACGCAGTCAACTCCACCTTCTTATGGAGCAGGCTCAACAACCTCAGGCTTTCCAATGGTGTTTGGCCGTATTGGTGGAGCACTACTTACAGCAGGAGCCACCTCACCGCCCATCGATACGCTCGATGAAACGCTTAAAGGGGCCGTTAAGCTTAGTGATTTGGAGCTTCTTTACGCTAGGAGAGACATCTATTCAATTAGAGAATGAAATTGCCTCACTGTGCACTGAAACCCTTGGTTTTGACATCGCTAAACGTGAAGCCACACCCGTTGAGTTCAGCCATTTTCTCCACGCTATTGAACGTATCAATTGTGCCACCCCACTGATCAAGCGCAACCTTCTTAACTTGCTTGAACGGCTCTCACAGGCCGACGATATCTCCACCCAGGCAGAAATTGATATGCTGAAGTCATTAAGCATTGTTTGGGATTGCCCGCTTAAAGCTCGATAA
- a CDS encoding glycosyltransferase — protein sequence MNKHVLLAILTLRGGGAERNVISLAKLLVDSGHHVDIVVFKNQIEHDIPPGITVHYFPYDNYRSIPRFMRGTWVAKRFDRWVKRFIGQPDLILSNLFPVDFVLSRSKLANVYLTLHAALSDEVKTTLQAWDLQEVIKVYRSKPVVANSAAIIEDFTRFTDSKFQAAVVPLPLITEDVELKSQAFNPGVERYLVTVGRFEQSKHLDHLIAAYVKSGISEKLVIVGSGKEEAAIRQQIKTTGRGTDIILTGFISNPYPFIRHALGFVLCAENESQGLVILESALLNTAFVAQDSGLAPKGLLADHQRVPLGDEAALAAKLAAMVSSPDDFLVPAIEFVTSEQIVSAHLNLIR from the coding sequence ATGAATAAACATGTTTTGCTAGCCATACTTACGTTGCGCGGTGGTGGCGCCGAACGCAATGTAATTAGCTTGGCGAAACTGCTGGTGGATTCGGGTCATCATGTTGATATCGTGGTGTTTAAAAATCAGATTGAGCATGACATACCGCCCGGGATTACCGTTCACTACTTCCCTTATGATAATTATCGTTCTATCCCTCGCTTTATGCGAGGCACTTGGGTTGCGAAGCGATTCGATCGCTGGGTTAAACGGTTTATCGGGCAGCCAGACCTCATATTGTCGAATTTATTTCCCGTCGACTTTGTCTTATCGCGAAGTAAATTAGCGAATGTATATCTAACGCTTCACGCCGCATTGAGTGATGAAGTGAAGACAACGCTGCAGGCTTGGGACCTTCAGGAAGTAATCAAGGTCTACCGCAGTAAGCCGGTAGTGGCTAATAGCGCGGCAATTATTGAAGATTTTACCCGCTTTACGGATTCAAAGTTTCAGGCTGCAGTGGTGCCGCTGCCACTCATTACCGAGGATGTTGAGCTTAAGTCTCAGGCTTTTAATCCAGGAGTAGAGCGTTACCTTGTGACGGTTGGTCGCTTCGAACAGAGCAAACATCTTGACCACCTGATAGCAGCTTATGTGAAAAGTGGCATCAGCGAAAAATTGGTCATTGTAGGGTCTGGAAAGGAAGAGGCTGCTATTCGCCAGCAGATTAAAACTACTGGTCGGGGAACGGATATTATTCTGACAGGTTTTATTTCGAACCCATATCCATTCATTCGCCATGCTTTGGGTTTCGTGTTGTGCGCTGAAAACGAGTCTCAAGGGTTAGTTATATTGGAAAGTGCGTTACTTAATACCGCATTCGTTGCGCAGGATTCCGGTCTGGCTCCTAAGGGCTTACTAGCCGATCATCAACGCGTTCCGTTGGGCGATGAAGCTGCGCTCGCAGCAAAGCTGGCAGCGATGGTGTCATCCCCCGATGATTTTTTGGTTCCAGCCATTGAATTTGTGACCTCTGAGCAAATTGTCAGCGCTCACCTGAACCTCATCAGATAA
- a CDS encoding glycosyltransferase family 25 protein, producing MKITVINLPSATDRRQFQLQQAASLGLELNFKDAVHSDQVPTEVAETLSMQWERKMSPTEVACYLSHFQLWEQVASDDRPHLILEDDALLSAQLPLFLSEVEQLVDIDHISLEVRGRKKLIGDKVIYTVADTELRRLYLDRTGAAAYILWPSGAKKLAQLHRIKGAALADAQICRAHQLSSYQAEPPLCIQLDCCEYYGIQSPVVTQSTILNTRREVEDNVGKWRFKVRRILSQLRMARRQLIYSTLATRRQLSLRVKDFNP from the coding sequence ATGAAAATAACCGTTATTAACCTACCTAGTGCTACGGATCGCCGACAGTTCCAACTGCAACAGGCAGCTAGCCTAGGTCTTGAATTGAACTTCAAAGACGCGGTCCATAGCGATCAGGTACCCACTGAAGTTGCCGAGACACTATCAATGCAGTGGGAGCGGAAGATGAGTCCTACCGAAGTGGCCTGTTATCTCAGTCACTTTCAGCTTTGGGAGCAGGTAGCTTCGGATGACAGGCCCCATCTTATTCTTGAAGATGACGCGCTACTTTCGGCTCAGCTACCTTTATTCCTGAGCGAAGTAGAACAATTAGTTGATATTGATCACATTTCCCTTGAAGTGAGAGGGCGAAAGAAGCTAATTGGCGATAAAGTGATCTACACTGTAGCGGATACTGAATTGAGAAGGTTGTATTTGGACCGAACGGGTGCGGCCGCATATATCCTCTGGCCTTCCGGCGCTAAAAAATTGGCGCAGCTACATCGAATCAAAGGTGCAGCGCTAGCCGATGCGCAAATATGTAGAGCGCACCAGCTCTCGAGTTACCAAGCAGAGCCGCCGTTATGTATTCAGCTGGATTGCTGTGAGTACTATGGGATTCAATCCCCTGTAGTCACGCAGTCGACAATCTTGAATACCCGTAGAGAGGTTGAGGATAATGTCGGCAAATGGCGTTTTAAGGTTCGTCGGATCCTTTCGCAATTACGAATGGCGCGACGTCAATTGATTTACTCTACACTAGCTACGCGCCGACAATTAAGTCTTCGCGTCAAGGATTTTAACCCATGA
- a CDS encoding Yip1 family protein has product MSDTFNPWLSLWTQPRATIRKLVDTDPSYMVIILAIAIGAIAGLQSVTELVVMGEVTDNQMAMKIGGAIGGAIIFVAVLYLTGWLYSVVSKWLGGNAPARNLRTVAAWGNIPSLVSGIIILICYTFVTKSTDMDAITLLVSLVTVFFGIWQLVILCMMIGEVNEFSAWKGLGVIIITVLLILAVSLIVGLTLGILAGILSLLG; this is encoded by the coding sequence ATGAGTGACACCTTCAATCCGTGGCTTTCCCTCTGGACTCAGCCTCGCGCTACCATTCGTAAATTGGTCGATACTGACCCGAGCTACATGGTAATTATTCTAGCCATTGCAATTGGCGCTATAGCTGGACTTCAGAGCGTTACCGAGCTAGTGGTTATGGGTGAAGTCACCGACAACCAAATGGCCATGAAAATTGGCGGCGCCATCGGCGGCGCGATCATCTTCGTCGCAGTGTTATACCTCACCGGTTGGTTATATTCCGTAGTGAGTAAATGGTTGGGCGGAAATGCTCCGGCTAGAAACCTGCGAACTGTTGCAGCTTGGGGAAACATTCCGTCGCTAGTATCGGGAATTATCATTCTGATTTGCTACACCTTTGTCACAAAATCCACCGATATGGATGCGATCACCCTACTGGTATCGCTGGTAACGGTGTTCTTTGGCATCTGGCAGCTAGTGATCCTCTGCATGATGATCGGCGAAGTGAATGAGTTCTCTGCTTGGAAAGGCCTAGGGGTAATTATTATTACCGTACTATTGATACTCGCTGTATCATTAATCGTTGGTTTGACCTTAGGAATCTTGGCTGGAATTCTTTCACTTCTCGGCTAG
- a CDS encoding iron-containing alcohol dehydrogenase, translated as MNFSSISPRFVECSEGALLRTRELIDSIGSRRCFILTDKTAVAMGYHKQLADHLALAGVYADSLTVNPNESVNQSLEAVKQSFLAARADLLIAFGSSQILVRAKIARHLMYYRGECADIAKPNEVSGSRVPLLLIPSTPSAAIEIAKPSVLNTEAGLLEFQGHGLMPTAVLIDSKLFANLSRRKLLESGVAALALAIEAFLSRRSSLVSDLYAMEAIVCLYDLLKRYAHQDPVSLNSQECLQFLNSCYWSGLAITNSSPALLTGMSTALVKQFNLGFGWSVGTLLPGVLQFSLSSATGRMARLCEATGIAVAGEASNCSAMRFVQAISSLVDAVSLPSLAEQSLDRTEVLSLSSRLTQVAQHSGFLANHPRLATNAELTNIYRSLS; from the coding sequence ATGAATTTCTCCAGCATTTCGCCACGCTTTGTTGAGTGTAGTGAGGGAGCTCTCCTAAGAACGCGAGAATTGATCGACTCGATTGGTAGTCGACGGTGTTTTATTCTGACCGATAAGACGGCGGTCGCCATGGGCTATCATAAGCAGTTGGCAGATCATCTCGCTCTGGCAGGTGTTTACGCTGATAGCTTAACGGTGAATCCTAATGAAAGTGTCAACCAGTCACTTGAAGCAGTAAAGCAATCGTTTCTCGCTGCAAGGGCAGACCTGCTAATCGCCTTTGGGTCGTCTCAAATATTGGTTCGCGCCAAGATAGCCAGGCACCTTATGTACTATCGAGGTGAGTGTGCCGACATCGCCAAACCGAACGAAGTGTCCGGCAGCCGGGTACCCCTGTTACTCATTCCTTCAACGCCGTCAGCGGCGATCGAAATTGCTAAGCCTAGCGTATTAAATACCGAAGCAGGCTTGCTTGAGTTTCAAGGTCATGGGTTGATGCCTACTGCGGTCCTTATCGATTCAAAGCTATTCGCTAACTTGAGTAGGAGGAAGTTACTGGAGTCTGGCGTGGCGGCACTCGCGTTAGCGATTGAAGCCTTTCTCTCCCGCCGTTCCTCACTCGTCAGTGATTTGTACGCCATGGAAGCGATTGTATGTCTTTACGATTTGCTGAAACGATATGCCCATCAGGATCCAGTGAGCTTGAATAGCCAAGAGTGCTTACAGTTCCTTAATAGCTGTTATTGGTCTGGCTTGGCTATTACCAACTCATCACCCGCGCTGCTCACGGGTATGAGCACGGCATTGGTTAAGCAGTTTAATTTGGGCTTTGGCTGGAGTGTTGGGACGCTGCTACCTGGTGTTTTACAATTCAGCTTAAGTAGTGCCACAGGGAGAATGGCTAGGCTGTGTGAAGCGACAGGGATAGCCGTTGCTGGAGAAGCCAGTAATTGCAGCGCAATGCGTTTCGTTCAAGCGATTAGTAGTTTGGTTGATGCGGTGTCGTTACCGAGTTTGGCAGAACAGAGTTTGGATCGAACAGAGGTACTGTCTCTGTCCTCGCGCTTAACTCAGGTGGCTCAGCATTCAGGGTTTCTGGCTAATCACCCTCGTCTCGCAACGAATGCAGAGTTAACGAATATTTATCGTTCGCTGTCTTAA
- a CDS encoding tRNA nucleotidyltransferase yields the protein MPTYLVGGAVRDQLLNYPFHERDWVVTGTSPEQMLAQGFTPVGRDFPVFLHPETKEEYALARTEKKDGVGYHGFIFNTSPSVTLEEDLSRRDLSINAMAEDHDGQLIDPYGGVDDIDKRILRHVSDAFIEDPLRVLRVARFAARYHHLGFTIAAETESLLAKISASGELQTLSKERIWGETEKALGERNPTVFFEVLHRVGALVPCFGSAAERINWQSLKAKAAQLKTPEYRWAFMLLGADKQQISTAHESLGASHRFRDFAVDVITMNEVFATEKLLPEQIMTAAQHFRALKDSTKLERWLDYQVVLQPQWNEKAERLRDCLIEAKKVNSQALIAEGYTGPELGAAIKATQLQVITARLEQI from the coding sequence ATGCCTACCTATTTGGTTGGCGGCGCCGTCCGCGATCAACTACTAAACTACCCATTCCACGAACGGGACTGGGTGGTAACCGGCACTTCTCCAGAGCAGATGTTAGCGCAGGGATTTACGCCGGTAGGCAGAGATTTCCCCGTCTTTCTTCACCCCGAAACTAAGGAAGAATATGCCCTCGCCAGAACCGAGAAAAAGGACGGTGTGGGTTATCACGGTTTTATCTTTAACACTTCTCCCTCGGTAACCTTAGAAGAAGACCTTAGCCGCAGAGACCTTAGCATTAATGCGATGGCCGAAGATCATGATGGGCAGCTCATTGACCCGTATGGCGGCGTAGACGACATTGATAAGCGTATCTTAAGGCATGTCTCCGATGCCTTTATCGAGGATCCTCTGCGGGTACTTCGCGTTGCGAGATTCGCCGCTAGATACCACCACTTAGGTTTCACCATCGCCGCTGAAACCGAGTCACTGCTCGCAAAGATTTCCGCCTCGGGTGAGCTGCAGACGCTTAGCAAAGAGCGTATTTGGGGAGAGACAGAGAAGGCACTGGGTGAGCGAAATCCAACCGTGTTTTTTGAAGTCTTACATCGTGTTGGCGCCCTAGTACCCTGCTTCGGGTCAGCCGCTGAACGAATAAATTGGCAATCATTGAAAGCCAAAGCCGCGCAACTAAAAACACCCGAATATCGATGGGCCTTTATGCTGCTAGGCGCTGATAAACAGCAAATTAGTACCGCACACGAATCCCTGGGTGCCAGCCACCGGTTTAGAGACTTTGCTGTGGATGTGATTACCATGAACGAGGTGTTTGCCACGGAGAAGCTACTTCCAGAGCAAATTATGACAGCCGCGCAACACTTCCGAGCACTAAAGGACAGTACTAAGCTAGAGCGCTGGTTAGACTATCAAGTTGTGTTACAGCCGCAGTGGAATGAAAAAGCGGAGCGATTGAGGGATTGCCTCATTGAGGCAAAAAAGGTGAACAGTCAAGCATTGATAGCAGAGGGTTATACTGGGCCTGAACTAGGCGCCGCTATCAAAGCAACACAATTGCAGGTCATTACTGCAAGGTTAGAGCAGATCTAA
- a CDS encoding GrxA family glutaredoxin — protein METFTIFGRKGCGFCVRAKELCELRGFPFRYIDIHEEGITKADLEKTIGKPVLTVPQVFHGENHIGGFTELDAYVKDQGL, from the coding sequence ATGGAAACGTTTACTATTTTTGGCCGTAAAGGCTGTGGTTTTTGCGTACGCGCGAAGGAATTGTGTGAATTGCGCGGTTTCCCATTTCGCTATATCGATATTCATGAAGAAGGCATTACTAAGGCTGATCTAGAAAAAACAATTGGTAAACCAGTACTTACCGTTCCGCAGGTGTTTCATGGTGAGAACCACATCGGCGGTTTCACTGAGCTTGATGCCTACGTGAAAGACCAGGGGCTATAA